The genomic interval ATGACATGCATGATCTAATACATCCAActacaaaaccaaatattaatattattattaccgGTATGTAATAATATTACAATTATAAATATTACACCATTTTGCTGTTCACAACTAGAATCTTGAAAGATTACAAGATCTCATGAATTTTTGATGCCCAATGGAATATTGTGAGATTTAGTAAGGGACTAGATTAATTGCATGGTTTTCCTCACTTCTTTCTTTGTACCATTATCTTCAACCTGTTCAGATGTATCTTGTGGGCCTGAAGAGGTCCTATGATTCCCTGGGATGTAAACATCTCCCATAGAAAAGACAGGAATGAGGGGTCTGAGAAATTGGAACTTGCAACTTAAAGATCCACCAGTCAAACAAACATCATAATGGTAAGTCTTGGAAAGTGACCCGGTCTGTGAGTCACCACACTTCTCTGGGATATCAGAATTGGCAGGTGGAAGTGGGGAACAGTCACAGTAAAATTGTTTTGGGGATCCTTCTTGAACACTTTGACCAAAATAAACACAACAATGAAGACCAGGAACACAAAGGAGACTGCACCCAAGCAGATTACCAAATACTTGATTAAGGTTTTATCTTCTTccacctgtttgtttgtttgtagataaaattgctcatttttgctccaagGTGGATTTTTGGAGGACAGAGTCTGGCAAGATGACTTGGGCAATTCTTGTGAGATTATCTGAGAATCTTTTGAGCTTCTTGTCTATTGAGATTTTGAGCTTCTGGAGACTCTGGATGTGGAAAAAGCCTTCAGTGACATGAGCTCACTTCATATAAGCTTGATTAATGGCCTAGTTGGCTTAATTATGTGGTTGAATGGTCATATGTGGCAGGATTAATGCCTCTTCAAGGGAGAAACtggggcaaccccccccccaaacagattGTGTGTTTAGCCAGCTATTTTGGGGCAAACTCCAAAGATAAGGAATGGCTAAAACACTGGAAAGAAAACCTATCATGTAGAGGACCAAGTGTAGGTAATTGGTTCTTtgtatatttagaaatatttcacAGGGAATGCTTTGAGAAATAATTCAATTGTCTATTATATATCTTGGATTGCTACATTCTTAAAAAAGACAATATTTAAGAAAAGAAGGAATTTCAGAATCAAAAGAACCAAATGCTTTTCTTGGAGAAAGCAATTTCTAAATAATTTGTGATTCATTCCTAAACTAGTATTTAATTAGTTACTTAGATGGCATGTGGGCTGAAAAATGAGAACTAGTTCTGTAAGCTATTCTGTAATATGTAGGGCACAAGTTAGAAAATGAGGATGGCTTGTGGCAACAGGCCTCAATTTTTCTTACATATAAAAGACTACTTGATTACTAAAAGCTTTTAAGATAGCCTCTGGGAGAAGGATCTGACATTGCGATGACAtgacgtgcgatcttggagctccaagatcacagtcGATAAGTTTGCTGCTGGGTGCTCCTTTTGGACccaaactgtcccgaagagacggtgacaggggaAAGTACATCCTGATGATCTCAGGGActctgcaaagtccctgattgatccaggagaatctatTTTTGCCGGCAACAGAagtgcagccattgaagctgctgaagttgggacagctccggaacaggaggaaaacggaaagagaaagtgtgtccatttgGTGAGGATATcgtattattataaaagagactactcCCCCCcaataaagctaaattaaatttgaaaacagaagagaacaagcagtgaaattaagctacattagacagtgtgttatcctttttaaaaaaaaatattttacagatggaacttttgcaaatgtttcctattctttaaattgaacggattagtttttcttctactttttaaattcttttttttatacctatggattaaaatctttttccttatttttataatgctgaattggatgggtttgtttttttgctccatttaagaattttgttttctttaagtctggaatataaagaagatataaaaggaatacaaagagggctgtaataacagagggaaaggaagtaacactaccacttggaggctggaggcttggaaggcttggaaatgttgttttttcttttttttctctttgatcatttgactttgcatttcaaggttcttcagcttgtttacagagagtgatagtgagaagagcatgggttgtttatacagatgctctttgggagctttattggcagctggagtaaagtgaaaacaaagccttgtcttgaaagattataaatgaacttgctttaaatttaataaaaagttttgaatgtcagagtggcagtgtttacaagttggaaaaatggtgcaacatgaaaaagaaaccttaacattgcaaaagtttatgtttgaaattcaaaaatcattagaagtaacagagaaaattgagaagagattggagaacatagatcgtagaacagtaaaatttgatggaaaaattgaggatgttcaccAAAtgaaaaaagtggaggttagagttctaaaaactgtaggaaaaaataaacaaagagacaagaaaattattgatactgacagtgaactgaatgtggttggaaatggaaagagtggaatatggaaaggggagatagatggactggagctctaccccagatttcaaagtatagaggaagaaaatagagaagaattgatggaactaagcagagaaatcttgtcagaagcactagtgataaccaaagatatgctgatcgaagaagcagatggaagGTTTCGagtttatacaagatatgcaataagcaataagttgtgaagagaagtccatacaaaacttactaaggaaataaccagaatactaatgccacaaaggACAAGAGACATAAGaatgcactattactggaaagacacaggttgatgtaatgaaagcttataataaaaaaaattaagtaaaatgtagttaaatttagaggattatgtataaaatgaagtgataatggatatagttaaataattgattgataattataataatgcatatatatgtattggtttgataagaggaaatttgatataaattgcaaatggtgactacgaaaagaggtttagaaactctgttattaaatataaccaatttttatttagaacatgttataaagatgtaatgttactggatgatattgggaagagctaatggaatgccattatgtggttttgctttaaatctggaatattttatataaaagaacgtaaaaacaattatagtcaaatgaaggttgaggtatgatgatagtaatatatataaatatatttgatttaaaatatatgatttgatataaattgtaggtgatgactgtggaagagatgcacggaagtttttgtaaccaatcaacacactttctacaacttgtaatggaagatggttttgtgttttgttttgtgttttgtctgtttgtgtttattcaaaaaaaaatctttataaaaaaaatcatccCACGAATTAAATAAAATCCAAgcgaactaaaaaaataaaagatagccTCTGAAGCCAAAAGTTGAAAAGAACTGCAGGTAATATTTTCCATGACAATAATGTGCATGACTGATTATAGCTTCCTATTAATATTTTTCTATCTCTTCCCCCTGCTGCAAATGCTGCATAAGCACATACCTTTATCTTAACCATATGGCCTACTATGTATAACATACTATGAcatagttatttattaaaaatatatatttaacacgACTTAATGTTTGTATTTATACTGTATAAAATGCTAGGCCCAACTAAATATCATGATCACAAGTGATGCAAAGTTATAAAAAGACAGTAAGCGCTATCCCAATTTATTGTACTTCATTGTTTTATATAAACAAGTCCTAAGTAATTAGAAGATATTCACAGAAAAAGtgatagaaaagaatatagaaaaagaaagataagaaatCTGTACTTTCATCTAAAGGTTAACTCACCTCTTCCTTTAATTGGCTATCTGCACTCTGCTGAGCAGCATCTTGGAAATCAGAACATGTTTTGTGGCCCTGGGGGTTGTTTAGCTCTCCCATTGAAAAGACTGGAAAGAGGGGCCTGAGAAATCGGAATTCACTACTTAAGGATCCACCAGTCAAACAAACATCATAACGGTAAGTCCTGGAAAGCGACCCATTCTGTGAATCAGCACAATTTTCTGCAGTATCAGCTCTGGCAGGTATGAAGTGAGGAACAGCCGCAGTAAAATGGCTTTGGGTGTCCTTCTTGAAGATTTTGACCACAATAAACACAACAATGCAGACCAGGAACACAAAGGAGACTGCAGCCAAGCAGATCACCAGATACTTGGTCAAGGTTTTATCTTCTTCCGGTTCTTGCACACTGACATCCACCCTCCTCAGGAAGGGATCCGAAAAGCCATCAACAAGAAGAACATTAAGCAACGCCGTGCTGGTCTGTGGAGGAAGGCCATTGTCTCTGACCAGTATCACCAGCCTCTGCTTATTTGTGTCTCGCTCATTCAGGACTCTCCTGGTTTTCACTTCCCCATTCTGCGCTCCTATGCTGAAAAGGGCTGGGTCTGTGGCCTTCAGCAATTCATAGGAAAGCCAGGAGTTTTGGCCAGAATCTGCATCCACTGCAACCACCTTGGTGACCAGATAGCCGGCCTCGGCTGACTTGGGAAGCAGCTCATTGCATGGGGATGTGTTGTTCTGGAGGGGATACAGGAAAAAGGGAGCGTTGTCATTCTCATCTATGATGTGGATTTGGACAATCACTTCTGAGCTCAGGGAAGGAGAACCACCATCAGATGCCCTCACAGTGACACTGAAGCCTCTTATCTGCTCATAGTCCAGGGATCGGAGGGCATACATGTTTCCAGTTTCAGAGTTGATTGAGATGTAAGAAGTCACCATGCCATCACCCTTCCCAGGCAGAACTAAGTAATTCACTTTAGCATTCAGTGTTGTGTCTAGATCCAGAGCATGGACTGAGCCAATGAGCAAGCCTGGAATATTATTCTCTCTGATTTGCAGGTCATATGAAGACTTTGCAAAAAGAGGAGAATTATCATTGACATCGGAGATCTGAATATTAATCAATCTTGTTGAAGTGAGCCTAGGAGCTCCCCAATCAATGGCAGTGATGGTGATGTTGTATTCAGTGACTGTCTCTCTGTCTAGGGGACTTTGGAGCACAAGCTGATAAAAGTTGTTTGTGGTGGCTTTCAGCACAAAAGGGAGATTCATCTGCACAGAGCAGGCCGTTTTGCTGTTGTCTCCAGAGTCTTGGTCTCTCACACTTAAGAGGGCCACCATTGTGTCCAGAGGAGAGTCCTCCTTTAAAGTACTGATCAGAGATATGATGGACACTTCTGGGGGGTTATCATTCTCATCTTCAACCTCTATAAATATCTTGCAGTGACCCGACAGTCCTCCTCCATCCATTGCTTTGATGTTTATGCTATAACTGATTTCACTTTCATAATCAATCTGTCCCCTAACAGTGATTTCTCCAGTCCTTTCATTTAAAAGGAacaagttatttattttttcagacaCTCGATGGAATGAGTAGAGTATCTGTGCATTTGAACCAAAATCAGGATCTCTAGCTTCCACCTTAATCAACAGTGTGCCCTTAGGAAGATTTTCCTTTATTCTTGCCTTATATTCAGATTGAGAAAATTGAGGAGAGTTGTCATTTATATCTAGAATATCAATATTAATTTGAACAGTGCCTGTTTTTTGTGGCACTCCTCCATCAATGGCCGTCAGAGTTAATTGAAGATAAGGCACCTTCTCCCTGTCTAGTGGTTTCTGCAGAATAAGATCAACATTTCTCTTTTCATGTTCATCAGTCTGTACTTCTACTATGAAATGTGAATTTTTAGTGAGTGTGTAATTTTGGATACCATTTTTTCCTAGATCAGCATCCTGAGCACACTCCATCTGAATTCGGGTGTTCACTTGGACATGTTCTGGTATTTGTATAGTAAATGTATTTTTTGCGAAATTAGGAGCGTTATCATTCACATCTTCTACCTCTATTTCAATACGATGGATTTTCAGTGGGTTTTCTAGAACAATTTGTGAAAAAATTAAACAAGGCTCCTTTTGACCACATAAAGCTTCTCTGTCTATTTTATCATTTATCAACAAATCCCCATTTTGGGTATCAAGGTGGAAATATTTCTTAGTGTTGTCAAAAATTAAACAGGCTCTGCGAGTAGAGAGTTCTCCTTTTTTCAATTGCAAATCCTGCAATATATTAGCCACTACAaacccatttttcttttcttcagggaCAGAGTAATGAACAGAAATACACAGTGTTCCAAAAAGACTGAGGAAAAGCAAAAGATACAGACCTTGTTTGTCCTTGAGGAAGTGATCTTCCATTGTGTAGGAAATTTCTTTAGCTTCAGTTTTTGCTCCAAGTGTAACCTTCTTAATTTTTATCCAGTGAAAATGCCTGCTGGCAAgaaaatctgttttgttttgcaatGTTTGATTCCACTAAAATTTCACTCATATTCTGCTGAGTTTTTGTTTCATTCCCTAATTTCATCTGTAATAATCATTTCCTCAGCATTCCTCAAAGACAACATTCTGAGTGTCTATTAATATGTTAGCCTGTGCTGCCACTACATGGCCAAACAAGGAAACAAATCACTTCTATATTTCTAATTGTATGGTCCCTGATTGCACAATAGACCTACCTTGAACATCTGAGGTATAATACTTAGTTATTTGGAACAGattatttgattttaaaagtGCAGCAAAAGTTAGTAGTTTCTGGAAAACACGCTTATGATCTTTAACTGAAAAAGTACTGAATGCTTTGTGCTATAAATATCCTGACTTTTATTTTCAGTCTCGCTACCTTTTGAATTGTCTTTAttaagaaaaagataaaatttgAAAATGGGATATTTATGTGAAATTTCCAGTTAAATTCTATGGTATTTTGTTGGTAAAGATCTTCTAAAAGTATATCTGGGAGCCTATTCCAGGTGTTTTAGTTGATACCATTAACTTTTCTACTAGCAGAAATAGTTTGGAAAGTCTAACCATAGAAATGTAACAAGTTACTTAGAATAGACAAGAAGAGCAAAATCATTAATTTCCCTCaatttataaaaggaaaaagaatataaAGCATGTTAAAGTACCTGTATGTTACaataacaaagaaaaagagaagcatTCTGAAgtcaaatttatatttttaagtaTATTAAATTCAGTCTACACTTTCCACAATAAATTGGaacaaattcaataaaaaaaatagtgcaaTGGAAAATTCCCAATACCATTTTCAAATTCAccataaaacaaaacaaccccccccccccaaaaaaaaaattatgaccaAAAGGTTCTGCAGATTTAATCTGGAGATTCATGTGAATGCTAGTAGGATTCATCAAAACAGGAGATGGGGGTCTGAGAAATCTGAATTCACTATTCAAAGATTCACCAACTTCCCATTACCATGTAGTAATCATTATACAATTCAGAATACAGATAAAATATAACTGTGATAAATGGTAATGACCTAGACAGTACGTTAGAAAGGTATATACACCATCTATCTATAATGTCATGTCATATGAATACATATGGGgcaaaaggaagaacaaaaacTATTCATTGAAATCCttggtttgattttatttatttagtgtatggcaattGGGTCGGTGTAAGCTCTTGATGGACATTTGGACACAATATGATGGATATTTTGTCGAGGAGCACCACAAGTCACACTGAGGGGTAGAGACAAGACCCAACTTAAACAATGAGTCCTGGCAGACACCATGTTGGGTACGGATCCTGTTCAGAGTTGACCAATGCTGGTGAGAAAGGTCAAAACCTGGCACCTTTTGTGTAGGATCATCTGTGTAACTGCCTGTATCTGGGCGTTCAGCAGCCCATTTGGCTTTCCACTGTGTCTTGATGTCAAAGTTGTTAGA from Thamnophis elegans isolate rThaEle1 chromosome 6, rThaEle1.pri, whole genome shotgun sequence carries:
- the LOC116510772 gene encoding putative protocadherin beta-18, encoding MEDHFLKDKQGLYLLLFLSLFGTLCISVHYSVPEEKKNGFVVANILQDLQLKKGELSTRRACLIFDNTKKYFHLDTQNGDLLINDKIDREALCGQKEPCLIFSQIVLENPLKIHRIEIEVEDVNDNAPNFAKNTFTIQIPEHVQVNTRIQMECAQDADLGKNGIQNYTLTKNSHFIVEVQTDEHEKRNVDLILQKPLDREKVPYLQLTLTAIDGGVPQKTGTVQINIDILDINDNSPQFSQSEYKARIKENLPKGTLLIKVEARDPDFGSNAQILYSFHRVSEKINNLFLLNERTGEITVRGQIDYESEISYSINIKAMDGGGLSGHCKIFIEVEDENDNPPEVSIISLISTLKEDSPLDTMVALLSVRDQDSGDNSKTACSVQMNLPFVLKATTNNFYQLVLQSPLDRETVTEYNITITAIDWGAPRLTSTRLINIQISDVNDNSPLFAKSSYDLQIRENNIPGLLIGSVHALDLDTTLNAKVNYLVLPGKGDGMVTSYISINSETGNMYALRSLDYEQIRGFSVTVRASDGGSPSLSSEVIVQIHIIDENDNAPFFLYPLQNNTSPCNELLPKSAEAGYLVTKVVAVDADSGQNSWLSYELLKATDPALFSIGAQNGEVKTRRVLNERDTNKQRLVILVRDNGLPPQTSTALLNVLLVDGFSDPFLRRVDVSVQEPEEDKTLTKYLVICLAAVSFVFLVCIVVFIVVKIFKKDTQSHFTAAVPHFIPARADTAENCADSQNGSLSRTYRYDVCLTGGSLSSEFRFLRPLIPVFSMGDVYIPGNHRTSSGPQDTSEQVEDNGTKKEVVPGGQNRHAATQKHCYYDLCCLELPEKGQVKRALQRLQWLERRHFTFGDATGLGSQEA